One Dermacentor albipictus isolate Rhodes 1998 colony chromosome 10, USDA_Dalb.pri_finalv2, whole genome shotgun sequence genomic window, ATCGCAGTCATTCCGGTGCACAAAAAGCCCAGTTCTTGCGCATCACTTCCAGAGCGATTGTAAGGACCCATTTTTTGTCGAATTGTTAAGTTTTGGTAAATGAGCGTGTCTCCTCTCATGCAGCCCGCAAATTTCTTGACCCGACTTGTGCAAAGCACTCTATTAGTCCATGTATTAGTCCATAGTATGacgctacgtttttttttttttgcaaggcgtTTCTGAAGGTTGCTGCAGCACTGACCACTTGCGTTCACTCGATTTCGCAGCATAGCGCCGGGTCTCTCTTCCATGCTATAGGCACTACTACTTGACAGGTGCAGATTGCGCGCAATCCTGTCGACTGTTTGCCAAGCGAGAGATTCCCCATGCAGCGAGTAAAGAGCTAAAAAGAAGCACTGCGCAACAGAATTGAAGGGAGACGCCTCAGCCTAACACGTGATCCCATCTCTGAGCGCGCGGAAGGCTTCTGTGCCCCCGCTTTGCAGGCAGAGCCAGGGCAGCGCACCCGAACAAGTGGGCATCTATTAAAATTACCGGACGGCAAACATTCACGCCGAATACGCCCAGCCCACCGGAGTGTTTGCACGCGCAAGAgattggtgtgttgcgacaccatggacccgagcacacgagagtTGGATCCTCCCGCGTCTGCCCGTGTGCCGCTGAGCCGTGTCTGGAAAAGGGCGAtactgggggttgagctgatgccggGAGTTTGGAGGTCCGTGGTTCCTCGGCGCAGGCAATAAAATTTTTCAGTCTCCGTTTCACCTAGACGGCGCCCCCGGATTAACCCATCTGCGgaaaatcggtagtcgcctttgaGTGTCCCGCTTCTCTCTCACCatccttcgtctttctcttttcttttacaTCTGTCTTGTCTTCTACTCACtttgttttacttcctgtttccgAGGCAGCAAGGGTTAATCCGGTGTATAGTATCGAATCTCGTGTATGCTATATCGGGTTATAATAGttatgtacagctggcgtctgcgaCTGCTCCGGGTATCATAGCGTCctcttgttgggctcggtggttgGAGTCTAGCGTCGCTACCGAAATAGGTTAATCTTTTATGGCTTTTAAGGTTTTTAAAGGCAACACTATTACCAGGAAGGTTACTTCTGGGTAACTTTCTTGCCTTTCCCTTTTCCTCCGTCTCTCTCTCTGGTGGCACTTCTGCGCTTCTGAATGAAGAAGTATGGTTCTGTTAGAAACATGGGCTATTTAACGGGAACCTGAAGGTGCTTCTGAGAATCAAACGAGAAAAAGAATACCTGCGAAACAATGCAGTTTAATCTTAGGCTTGTTCCTCACTGCTCAACATACATGCGGCAAATAGAAGGATAAAGACAAAGTCCATAGTGTACTAATTACGCTTAATGACACCATTAGATAGGCGAAAATACGAGGAAAGTAAAGCAGGTTCACTGGAGTCATGCCTGAATGATTACGCTTCACTTGTGAAAGCAATAAAAGAGGGAACGCAGGTTAGCAAAATGAAAGATGAGAAAGACACTGCCGAGGAAGTAAGTGTAAATACATTCACAATAGATTGTTTGCCTAACTTTTACGGGCGTTCACGCTGTCCAGGCGGCTTCAAAAAGCTCCTGTACGGTTTTTCTGGCCTCAGGAAGAGTGCTTTAGCCAAAGTCTTTTTTAGTGCTTAAGATTTCCCGTGGCCGGTGGGGAGAGTGGACACATGACACGCTGTTCGCTACTAACTCCGACGCTTGAGCTCGGATAAAATGCCAGTTTGTAACGCCTGGGACCAAGGCTAAACTGTGGGTAACCAGATAGCTGCAGCTTAATTAACTCTTCGAGGGTTAATCTTCCTAATGAGCGATCCGTAGTTAGGAGCTAATCAGGTTAATGCAGCGCGATGTGAGCCTGAAGAAAGCGATGATGCAGCTCGTGAATGTTAACACACGCGGAGTAGTAATATTTCTTGCGGCGGCATCATTCCAGGTCTTTTCCTCGTCGCGTCTCGCTGACAGCTGGGCATGAATCTTCCCTGCAGTTTCCTTGCGTTCGTTCCTATTAAGCCGCAGCGGCGGCATCTGCTACATCACGAACCGCGGGCTTCTTTACGACCTAATTGCAGGGGCCTTAAACCGCGCCGAGTAACCACGCCGCCCTTGGGCGCTCGTTTGCAGCACGTGGCCAGCACGCGATGTTCGGTTCAAGGGGTCTCTGATCTGCATATATATGACCGCGTTGACCCGACCTCACTTTAAGAGTTTGTAAGAATGATATCTCTGTTTCGGTCGTTTCACCGCCTTCGATATTTCTTGTTTCATCGTCAAGGTACATTAATGCGATGGGCGGGTCGCAGTTTTTCGAGGGTTCCTTGGGTTTGGCGAGACTTAAATTGTTGTTTGAAGCTTACGATAGCCGTAGCTCCCTGAAGTGAAGAGCTGTGATGCGTAATCTTGTGCAGTTGCTTCGCCTAAAGTTTGCGAAGCTGTGAAACTGATAGCGCGCGAATAATTAAGCTTGAATGTGCAATTAATACAACCAATCAAACAGTTTACACTGATGAAGTATTCCCTCGGAAATATATTGTCGTTAAGATTGGGGTAAGATGTTAAACACTGCAGAGGGAAATGAAACTGAAGCTTTCACTTTTTCCGATACCACGCTGGAAATTTGAATACCATAGGTCAGTGCGATTTGTTCGTATTCGCGCGCCTTTGGTGCAGTGGACGTTCTTGAAGGTTCAACTTCAGCCCATGGCTGCATTACTCCGAATACAATGTGGTCCATattcttcaagaaagaacaagccaaaAAAGACACCGTCAGGTCCTTTACGTCACGTGGAGCTGGTGCTGAAACGTTGAAGGCGGCATCGTCATACGTCTGTCGTTCGTCTGTCTTTTCCGGCTTACCAGCCATACTTTAGCGAAGAAGGTTggcttccttttttgtttgtagAAGGCAAATTTATTCATACACctcaatttattttttcattaacATGCCTTTAAAACTTGCGCTGTTATGCACAATATTACGTGGCAGTAGAAACTACAGACGTGCGTACGATAGGGGCCCTTTTCGTATCGACAGCTTTTGCTTTATGTCATTCTGCTGCTTTGCAACAGCTTATTTTTCTGAATATGGTTCAGGGAGATTGATGCTTTTAGGGTTGGAATTCTGAGTATTTGCAGAGTGAGTAGGTAGTAGTGTCAATATTCTAATTAAGCATTTCACATGCGGTGCATGCAGGCATATGCTCCGACTTCAATATTGTTCATTGATGCTTTTCTTTACAGTTCAATAACTATAGTTCCAATTCCTGTCAACTAATAGCCAATCCATTTCGTGGGTTATGAGCCACAGAGTTAGGGCATGATCAGTAAGAATATTTTGGAGCAAATAAACCAAGCAATTAACGAtgacaataaaaagaaacaaaatactgCGGCACAATAACGTGATGATAATTAATAACGACGAGGGAAAGCAGCAGCAACACCAACAAATAGCTTCTCGCCGGATGGCCGATTCCCATTCGCTGGCATGCGCCGCGTTTTAAGGTCTAAGCATCCGCGTACCGCTACAGCCGCTGCACCATGTCCCATGttctatttattttcattttgtgcTAACTGGCCGCAGGTCGTAACGCATTGAAATCGCTCACTATCAACGGACTAGCCCACCAACAACACGTACTGCTGAGTCATTGGCCCCTTGGCAACGTTCTCGCACGGGCGATTAACCTCTCGctcccctctccccctcctctccccTACGCGGGAAAGCGCTCGGCGGGCGGCAGCTCCACTTCGTTCAGTGCCCTTCTCCCCGTGGGCGTGATAGATTTCGGGGTCGTCCGCTGCGGAAATGAAGTTTGACCGGACGAAAGTCGCTCAAGGTCTTCTCCCGCTGACCGCGACATCGCGGCATGCGGGTTAACACAGCGGGTCCCGCCGCTGACCACGAGGTGCGAGGGCGAGGCTGGGAACGAGGACCTGCGGAGGGGTCCGCTGCACCTGGTACCGCGAGTGGCCCATCTCGTAGTGCACCTGGTGGCTGCTGTTGACAGGTCCGATGTATGAGCAGCTGCGCGCGTAGAGTAATGGTGCTTGCGCGAGGGCGTTTGCGTACAGCGCGGACTGCGAATGCAGGGCACACATTTTCAGGAAGCGGCTGGTTAGTATCGATTTGAGTCTTCGGCTTTACCGATCCGAAGAAAAACTAGAATGGCGAGAGACACCGTACTGGCAGGGTTGTAGATTAAATTTGACTGCCTGCGCTTCTTTAAACAAGATCATCGATTCGGCACAGATCATTACCCTCCCTCTCTTCTCCCTCCCCAAAAGAACGATAAAAAAATGTTATTTATGTACCAAGTGGAACCAAACTGGACCTTAATTTTTTTCAGCGCTGAATCGTAAAGCAAAAAGAACTTACGCACCTCACTTGTTGCCAGGTGCCACCTTTACCTGTATTATGTCCGGTGTCGGCTTGCACAAGAATTGGTACCTGCAGTACATCAGCAGCAAGTGCACGCAAAGTTAGGGTAACGTGAAAAGCAAGCTTCGCTTTTGGAAATGTTTTCGGCTCCGGTTGGTCTCCCTGGCCACGTTCGCGAGACGTTCATTATTCACGCGTTGCCTGAACTTCTGGCTCAACCGCGCTGCGTCATTTATGTCttgccttaccatttttttccagTTAGCTTTCATGTTTGCTGGCATACATCTACAAAGTACCATGCAAACTGAAGTGCGTGTGATAGAAATGACTTAGTTCTTCTAAAGTGCTCCTGCCCATCATGACATTTTATAGCAAaggctttcttttgcttttcgcGTCATCTTGCGGTTGATATGCTTCTGGTAATTTATGAGAGCAGAGGCAACTTGGGCCACTAGGTGTGCGCTGGCTGCTGCCTTGTTGAGCAGACATGGGCCACTGGGCATATTCCCGAATAAAAAGCTTCGGCACTGGGTATGAGGCACCGGGTGCGTGCCGAAACAACCAACTGCGGCACGGCGTATGTGATAGGGATATGTGCCTATTCCTGGTGTATCTCCTACCAAGAACGTGCCAATATTACATAAAGGTTATGAAGTCTTAAATATATTAAATTGAGAGAACTCCATCAGCAACAGACAAGCCCGTGTCAAGTGCGGCCGCTTGTTGGATAACCATTCCAACTAAGCTGCAGCCAGGATACTAGGGATTGTGGGCATTGCTGCTGAATTCAAACTGGGGTGCTGTGATTACTGCAAAATGTACTATGTCGTAGTGTCATTTGGCTTTGTGGTAGCCATGGAGATTTCCACTTCGCGTGTCTCCTGATTCTCCTGATGTGCTATAATATTTTGCGAATCACGTATGCAATGGAGAGATGCAGCAGGTCGCACAAGGATGCTATCGCTGACCTCGACGATGATCATGGATGGTTTGTGCCACAATTTTCTTGAAGGCCAGGTCTTCGTAGCTGACTTCAAACAGGCTTGGCGTATCTAGGGTCTCATTATCTCGTAACCGCTTAAGATACAATACTGCCGGGTTAGAAACATGAAGATGCTCTATAAACATGGAAATGGTACGAAATAACAACTCTACATGCTGAGAAAATGCAACAATAGTGAACAACGATGGACATAGCCAAAAATAATTATAATTATCCGTTACCAGTGTGGGATGTGCCATCTAGATTAACTGTCGCGAACTCCGCCAGATGCCTGAGTTCGAGAGTGAGGAGAGCAGAATCGGAAACGCAGGCGGAGCAAAGAGCCACCGGCCACTCGAGTGCGTCGTTCACCCTCGGCCGTGTGTTTTCACGCCGCAAGATCTCGGGCCTGATAGGCCCTCTGCCTCGCGGTAGGTTGAACGAGCAACAAGAAAATCGAGGTGAAAGTTGCATTGCAGAGTGTCAAACACTGAAACAAGAAAGAGCTAACCAAGCGTTGATGCTCAACAAAACATGGTTGAAGCGGCTGTGTGTAAAACACGTACGATACGAGCAAGATACGAAATGAGTGACTGTAGAGCATTAAAAAGAGACAAAGAGACGGAATATGTAGATATGTACCACAACGTAGACCGAGCTTGCATTCTGTAGCGAGGACATTTGGCGGACGCTTcttcctatattttttttttttgtaacaacgtgtcaccTGATGCACAAGCGTCAATGTTTAAAAAAGCATCTAAACATAAGGAGGCGAGCGTTGTTTGATTCCGCCTGCGTCAAAATATGCCCGCCACGTCTGGGAATTGAGCCGGCTACGTTGTGCTCCGTAGCACAAACTTTTTGGTCATCGGGGTGAATGTTATATTAAGGGTGATCTGTACGAACGAGAAAACCGAGGAGTTTGCCTAGTAATTTATATAGAAGGGTTTCTGTTCGAATTTGCGAATGAAGTTTTAAGAAACAATACACATACGCACAGAGATACGCTCGTATGCAAACAAACCATAGCACAAAACCAGACcaggctgagcacgaggtggcgggctCAAATCCGTGGCGTGGTTgtcgccttctttttctttcgggATTCAAACCCGTTATGCCTCCTGCTTTGGAACGCATGTTAAAGTGCACTTGGTGATAAAGATAAcatgtacttctcactggctgTTTTGCTCATAGCCCACGCATTTCCTTGAGACTTCAAATTTTCTCCCTCAATTCATAAATCGATAAACTTTAAAAAGTGGGTGTGCATGGCCCTAACTATTTTTTAATATTGTCTTGACGACGTAAAAAGGAAATTGTTAGAAATTTTGTAATATAATTAGGAACGAGTTATTTGGAAAACCATAAATTTTGAATACTCAAAGAACGTCTCACTTTGGGGCAATTTTGGCATTAGTCTCCCAGAAAAGCAAGTCGCTGAAGTCCTGAATAAGACACTCTGTTCCATATATATTTGCTAACGAACCCAGGGGCAGTCTTCCTAATTTCCAACCTCTAAATTACGCCGTCAAGAGAGTACTACTTTTGATTCACATGGAATCACGAAGGTTATCGATTCACTAAAGAATTCAACAGCAACAGGAATAGGCGGTATCAAAACGAAAATACATAAAAGAACTAAACACTTTTCTAGTCGATTTCTAGCTAAACCTCTTCAACAGACCCTTAACATCTGTACCCCTTGAGTGGTGGATTAGTAAGATCTACCAAGCTTTCAAGCAATGCCCTAAATTGTACTTTTGGAATTATCG contains:
- the LOC135921711 gene encoding uncharacterized protein, which translates into the protein MQPTPDGIYLAYSHRQDITRGKLRMHFCHKAHVVRGTTTLRDHASFVFCSCQVPILVQADTGHNTGKGGTWQQVSCSYIGPVNSSHQVHYEMGHSRYQVQRTPPQVLVPSLALAPRGQRRDPLC